Proteins from a genomic interval of Sphingobacterium sp. SYP-B4668:
- a CDS encoding SusC/RagA family TonB-linked outer membrane protein: MRKEMFLKQISIFLIITIFCKHTWAKTEMISTRATMSSKAVSLLFPKSATLQEISGKIVDATNQPLSGVSVSQKGSNVAVVSDDQGNYKINVDKGAVLVFSYIGYVTQEITVNTQSGLNVVMEEDTFGLDEVVVIGYGTVKKKDLTGAVGSVSGEDVASRKTTQLSSALQGAVAGLMVRRNNSAPGAAASSLHIRGVTTIGNSNPLVIVDGVPGDIDQVNPNDVENISVLKDAASASIYGSRAAAGVILVTTKRAKQGDLTLTYNGEYGLDIPTTQPEVVGVTRYLEMANELRYNDNPAGGFFQTYSEDQVKNWLNYNVTDPNTYPVTDWRDIILKGSAPRQTHAIHISGGNQAVRTKASLAYDNVDGLYSDRYFQRYTLRVNNDMTIGKKLGATLDFNVKRSKHHAPIYSPFNAMRMTPAIYAATWDDGRIAEGKSGGNPYGLLQMGGDEDKWYTQVGGKASLDFKPIDGLTVSGIVAPIINFNKFKKFQKKAFYTLANDPSAFGGWLEDAATPYSTNKLTETRNDDYNVTSQFIANYMKTIQQHSFTVMGGFENYYEKNEGLTASRDQYILTQYPYLNTGPEDFRDNNGDGSEYTYNSFFGRLIYSYNSKYLFQANIRRDGSSRFSKLWRWGTFPSFSAGWVASEENFLKNANIDWLSFLKVRASWGSIGNERIGSNYFPYMALMNFGNSLFYQDGELISSTTASQRTFAVSNITWETTTSTDIGLDVAFLNNRLRMTADYYWKTTKDMLLDTKIPAIMGYGNPSTNAGKMSTKGFDLELGWNDKKGDWTYGISANLSDFKSTIDDLKNSKIIADNKIKVTGVGFNEWYGYVSDGIYRSQEDLDNSAKLNNQVKIGDVKYQDISGPDGVPDGIISPEYDRVPLGNSLPRFQYGGTLFLGYRAFDLSAAFNGIGKQNVRLEREMIEPLRGNYGNSPAILDGNYWSSFNTEEENANAKYPRLTRANVESNMAMSNFWLFNGSYFRLKNVTLGYTLPKTLTQKASIHKLRVYASASDLFSLSKFPQGWDPEMGVSAYPITTSLIFGLSVNF; this comes from the coding sequence ATGAGAAAAGAAATGTTTTTAAAGCAGATTTCTATATTTCTGATCATCACAATCTTCTGTAAACATACATGGGCTAAGACAGAGATGATTAGCACTCGAGCGACAATGAGTTCAAAAGCCGTGTCTCTTTTATTTCCAAAATCGGCGACATTGCAGGAAATAAGTGGGAAGATTGTGGATGCCACCAATCAGCCGCTCAGCGGTGTATCTGTCTCTCAAAAGGGGAGTAATGTGGCGGTGGTGAGTGATGATCAAGGGAACTACAAAATCAATGTAGATAAGGGCGCGGTCCTCGTGTTTTCATATATAGGGTATGTAACTCAGGAAATTACAGTGAATACACAGAGTGGACTGAATGTGGTGATGGAAGAGGATACATTTGGTCTTGATGAAGTGGTTGTAATCGGGTATGGGACAGTCAAAAAGAAAGATTTGACAGGTGCGGTCGGGTCGGTGAGTGGCGAAGATGTTGCAAGCCGGAAGACTACGCAATTATCTTCTGCTCTACAGGGCGCAGTGGCGGGCCTGATGGTCAGGCGTAACAACAGCGCTCCGGGTGCTGCTGCATCTAGCTTACATATCCGTGGTGTGACAACAATTGGAAATTCTAATCCATTGGTGATTGTAGATGGAGTCCCAGGAGATATAGATCAGGTAAATCCCAATGATGTCGAAAATATATCTGTATTGAAAGATGCCGCATCGGCGTCCATATATGGATCGCGAGCTGCTGCTGGCGTGATATTGGTGACCACCAAGCGCGCAAAGCAAGGGGACCTCACCTTGACTTATAACGGGGAATATGGACTAGATATCCCAACGACGCAACCTGAAGTAGTAGGGGTGACACGTTATTTAGAAATGGCCAATGAGTTGCGATACAACGATAATCCCGCTGGAGGTTTTTTTCAAACCTATAGTGAAGATCAAGTCAAAAACTGGTTAAATTATAATGTTACTGACCCTAATACTTATCCGGTGACCGATTGGAGAGATATTATCTTAAAAGGCTCGGCTCCCCGTCAAACACATGCCATACACATATCGGGCGGTAATCAAGCTGTTCGGACGAAGGCCTCCTTGGCATATGACAATGTAGATGGATTATATTCGGATAGGTACTTCCAACGCTACACTTTGCGGGTGAATAATGATATGACGATAGGCAAGAAATTGGGCGCGACGTTGGATTTTAACGTAAAGCGATCTAAACACCACGCGCCTATATATAGTCCCTTCAATGCGATGCGGATGACCCCAGCTATTTATGCCGCGACATGGGATGATGGGCGGATTGCGGAAGGTAAATCTGGCGGTAATCCTTACGGTCTGTTACAGATGGGGGGAGACGAAGATAAGTGGTATACACAAGTTGGAGGAAAGGCTTCTCTGGACTTCAAACCTATCGATGGATTGACTGTATCAGGGATTGTGGCACCAATAATCAATTTCAACAAATTCAAAAAATTTCAAAAGAAAGCCTTTTACACACTTGCAAATGACCCTTCGGCATTCGGTGGCTGGTTGGAGGATGCAGCCACACCATATAGTACCAATAAGCTGACCGAAACGCGTAACGATGACTATAATGTAACTTCTCAATTTATCGCAAATTATATGAAGACCATTCAGCAGCATAGTTTCACAGTGATGGGAGGATTCGAAAATTACTATGAGAAAAATGAAGGCCTGACAGCCTCTCGCGATCAATATATCCTTACCCAATATCCCTATCTGAATACTGGACCTGAAGATTTCAGGGACAACAATGGTGACGGTAGTGAATACACTTATAATTCTTTCTTCGGGCGATTGATTTATAGCTATAATAGTAAGTATCTCTTTCAAGCTAATATAAGACGCGATGGTTCTTCGAGATTTTCAAAATTATGGAGATGGGGAACTTTTCCATCCTTCTCAGCAGGTTGGGTAGCTTCTGAAGAGAATTTTTTAAAGAATGCAAATATTGATTGGCTTTCTTTTTTGAAAGTCCGCGCATCATGGGGGTCCATCGGCAATGAACGTATCGGAAGCAATTACTTTCCTTATATGGCACTGATGAATTTTGGAAATTCCTTGTTTTACCAAGACGGTGAGCTTATCTCATCCACGACAGCATCACAAAGAACTTTCGCGGTGAGCAATATCACTTGGGAGACGACGACTTCCACAGACATCGGATTGGATGTCGCTTTCTTGAATAATAGGCTTCGTATGACAGCAGATTATTACTGGAAAACAACGAAAGATATGCTTTTGGATACTAAAATACCAGCAATTATGGGATATGGGAATCCAAGTACTAATGCCGGGAAAATGTCAACCAAAGGATTTGACCTTGAATTGGGCTGGAACGACAAGAAAGGCGATTGGACATACGGTATCTCCGCCAATCTGTCGGATTTTAAATCGACAATAGATGATTTAAAAAACAGTAAAATCATAGCTGACAATAAGATTAAAGTTACTGGTGTGGGATTCAACGAGTGGTATGGTTATGTCAGTGATGGCATATATCGTTCACAAGAAGATTTGGACAACTCTGCAAAGTTGAACAATCAAGTGAAGATAGGAGATGTCAAATATCAAGATATATCAGGTCCTGACGGTGTGCCGGATGGAATCATCTCCCCGGAATATGACCGAGTACCGTTAGGAAACTCACTCCCTAGATTTCAATATGGAGGGACCTTGTTTTTAGGTTATCGTGCTTTTGACCTTTCAGCGGCATTTAATGGCATTGGCAAGCAGAATGTTCGCCTAGAACGTGAGATGATTGAACCATTGAGAGGAAACTATGGCAATAGCCCAGCGATTTTGGACGGAAATTACTGGAGTTCTTTTAATACAGAAGAAGAGAATGCTAATGCGAAATATCCAAGATTGACTCGCGCCAATGTGGAAAGTAATATGGCAATGTCAAATTTTTGGTTATTCAATGGTAGCTATTTCCGTTTGAAGAATGTCACATTGGGGTATACCTTGCCAAAAACATTGACACAGAAAGCAAGTATTCATAAACTGCGGGTGTATGCCAGTGCATCTGACCTATTCAGTTTAAGTAAGTTCCCTCAAGGTTGGGACCCGGAGATGGGTGTCAGTGCATACCCGATTACGACCTCTTTGATTTTTGGTCTATCTGTAAACTTTTAA
- a CDS encoding glycosyl hydrolase family 28 protein has translation MNMKLYALILSTILINFCAAIVTAQEKQYISPNMYSHGTQGQRIQQAIQDAIATTGKVVIPRHDIVTNTNIWLIDEAILLPSNMELELNNCTIKLSDRCRDNFIRSANSGLGIADIRPLQNIKIVGVGNVLLEGASNPRATGDHNKSLSLFPKAGQSYGSDAGKPNENQKGGWRNHGIILAHVDGFEVSGIKMKDYHAHGLVLERASNGLVKNMTYDVRQSVSIAGIDRQILNQDGMGVRFGCKNIIIDNCRGRSGDDFINIGLTDTGVGAGEENVNVVSGSIYGGEADDIANIYLQNWQDFYSISHRAIRIMPIGKLKIQNVFIENMVIHPTSFRGLNVEYATNISGLFVRNVVCHQPVLAKGIRNASFRDIIYYGNEAAIDIENSDSVVVDYVKRLSL, from the coding sequence ATGAACATGAAATTATATGCACTTATACTATCCACTATATTAATTAACTTTTGCGCGGCTATTGTCACGGCACAGGAAAAACAATATATATCACCGAATATGTATAGTCACGGTACACAGGGCCAACGTATACAACAAGCTATCCAGGATGCAATAGCTACCACAGGAAAGGTTGTTATTCCTAGGCATGACATTGTGACCAATACAAATATCTGGCTGATAGATGAGGCCATATTATTGCCCAGCAATATGGAGCTGGAACTCAACAATTGCACAATAAAACTCTCAGATAGATGTCGTGATAATTTTATAAGGTCTGCAAATTCCGGACTTGGAATTGCTGATATCCGACCGCTGCAAAACATCAAAATAGTTGGTGTAGGGAATGTGTTATTGGAAGGTGCGAGCAATCCTAGAGCTACAGGTGATCATAACAAATCATTGTCCTTGTTTCCAAAAGCTGGCCAGTCTTACGGTAGTGATGCTGGCAAACCTAACGAGAACCAAAAGGGAGGATGGAGAAATCATGGCATTATACTGGCGCACGTGGATGGATTTGAGGTGAGTGGTATAAAAATGAAAGACTATCATGCACATGGGCTGGTATTAGAAAGGGCCTCTAATGGTTTGGTGAAGAATATGACATATGATGTTCGACAATCCGTAAGTATCGCGGGAATCGATCGACAAATCTTAAATCAAGACGGTATGGGGGTACGCTTCGGCTGTAAGAATATCATTATTGACAATTGTAGAGGTAGAAGTGGAGATGATTTTATCAATATTGGACTGACAGATACAGGGGTAGGTGCTGGAGAGGAAAATGTAAATGTGGTCAGTGGTTCTATTTATGGAGGAGAGGCAGACGATATTGCAAATATATACCTTCAAAATTGGCAAGATTTTTATTCGATTTCACATCGTGCAATTCGTATTATGCCCATTGGAAAATTGAAAATTCAAAATGTTTTTATTGAAAATATGGTTATTCATCCGACATCTTTTCGTGGACTCAATGTCGAATATGCTACTAATATAAGCGGACTGTTTGTCCGAAATGTAGTGTGTCATCAACCTGTACTGGCAAAGGGAATCCGGAATGCTAGTTTTAGAGATATTATATATTATGGCAATGAGGCTGCTATCGATATAGAAAATAGCGATTCAGTTGTGGTTGATTACGTGAAGCGCCTATCTCTCTAA
- a CDS encoding LacI family DNA-binding transcriptional regulator, producing the protein MAKRRVTIKELAAELKISTSTVSRALSDKWDVNPETRKAVLELAERWNYCPNPISLSLKQQQTMTIGVVIPEFMTTFFPEVIIGIQNTLEAEGYTILISQSDESYEKELKNIKNLEDRLVDGLIISLTQDTVNTDYLQKILDRNIPLVLFNRVSDRIDAPKVIIDDYKWALESVEHLIKQGYKRIIHLGGPDNLDLSQQRKKGYIDALIKHQMPVDEDLIITSGLMMEKGVIAAHQILEMKDMPDAIFAINDPVAIGAMKTLQKNGIRIPEDMGVVGFSESKMAMIVEPNLTSVEQPTFEMGKIAAELLLEQLKNKKDEAVLNKCITLNAKLNIRASSLRSPE; encoded by the coding sequence ATGGCTAAAAGAAGAGTTACTATAAAAGAACTGGCAGCAGAACTTAAGATCTCGACCTCTACTGTGTCTCGAGCACTTTCCGATAAATGGGATGTCAATCCCGAAACGCGGAAAGCTGTATTGGAACTCGCCGAGCGATGGAACTATTGTCCAAATCCTATATCCTTGAGTCTGAAGCAACAACAGACCATGACAATTGGCGTAGTGATACCAGAGTTTATGACGACTTTTTTCCCGGAAGTAATCATCGGTATACAGAATACGTTAGAGGCAGAGGGGTATACCATACTGATCAGTCAGTCAGATGAATCATACGAAAAAGAACTTAAAAACATTAAAAATCTAGAGGACAGACTAGTAGACGGTCTGATAATTTCCCTGACACAAGATACCGTCAATACGGACTATTTACAGAAAATATTAGATCGAAATATTCCACTCGTCCTCTTCAACAGAGTATCTGATCGCATAGATGCTCCTAAAGTAATTATCGATGATTACAAGTGGGCTCTTGAATCTGTCGAGCACCTTATCAAACAAGGTTACAAACGTATCATACACCTAGGTGGACCTGATAATCTAGATTTGTCCCAACAACGCAAGAAAGGCTATATCGACGCACTGATAAAACACCAAATGCCTGTTGACGAAGATTTAATCATTACAAGTGGCTTAATGATGGAAAAAGGAGTTATAGCAGCTCATCAAATTTTGGAAATGAAAGATATGCCTGATGCTATATTTGCGATTAATGATCCTGTTGCCATTGGAGCCATGAAAACCCTACAAAAGAATGGAATTCGTATACCTGAAGATATGGGGGTGGTCGGATTTTCAGAATCCAAGATGGCGATGATTGTCGAACCTAACTTAACGAGTGTTGAACAACCCACATTCGAAATGGGAAAGATTGCTGCTGAACTGCTGCTAGAACAACTCAAAAACAAAAAAGATGAAGCTGTACTCAATAAGTGTATTACACTGAATGCCAAGCTAAATATAAGAGCCTCATCACTTCGCTCACCGGAGTGA